Within bacterium, the genomic segment GGCATCATCCGGGTCGAGGTCGCCGAGCGCCTCGGCCGGACCATGAACACGGACCGGCCGGTCCGCAACCTGTTCATGGGCCGCATCAGGGATCTCCTGGACCGGGCGGTCGCGGCGGGCGACCTGCGCCCCCTCGACACGCACCTGCTCGCAACCATGCTGATGGGCGCGGGCGAGGCCATCGTGGAGGAACTCGCGAGTCGCGAGGACGCCGACCCCTACGCCGACATCCCCGACCGCATCATGGAACTGATGGTCCTGCCCCACCTGAACCGCGGCGAGGTGTCCCGATGAAACGCATCCTGCCGCTCGTCGCGCTGCTGGGCTGGGCCGCCCTGGCGCACGGGCAGACCCCGGTCGGCCTCGAGGAGGCGGTGAAGCTGGCACTGGCCAGCGACCAGACCGTGCAGCAGGCGCGCGAGACCGTGACCGCCGCCGAGGCGCAGGTCGCCGCCGCCCGCTCCGGGCGCCTGCCGACCCTCGACCTCGCCGGCCAATACGCGGCGAACCTGAAGAAGCCGGTCATGTTCCTGCCGCCGGCCTTCGCGGCCGGCTTCGGCGGCGCCAACAAGATCGAGACGGGCGGCGACTACGAGCTGGCCGGCGCCCTCACCGCCCGGGTGAACGTCTGGACCGCGGGCCGGCTCTCGTCGTCCGTGGGCGCGGCGCGCGGCTACCTCGACGCGGCCCGCTACCGGGAGACCGCGGTGCGCGACTACGTGCGCTACGCGGCGACGGCCGCCTACTTCGACGTCCTGCTCGCGCGGGCCGAGCTGGCCAACGCCGACCTGGCGCTCGCCGAGACCGAGGAGGCGGCGCGGCTGGCGCGGGTCGGCCTCGAGCAGGGCAGCATCAGCCGTTTCGACGGGCTGCGCGCCGAGGTCGAGCTGGCGAACCACCGACCCCGCGTCGTGCTGGCGCGCAACCGGGCCGACCTCGCCCTGCTCGCGCTCGCCCGCGTCTGCGGCGCCGCAGTGGCGCCGGCCGACACGCTGTCCCAGGCGTCGCCGTCCGCGCCGGTCGAGATCCTCCTGGAGCGGATGCGCGCGTCGAGCCCGGAGCTGAAGGCGCTGGCCGCGATGGTGGTCGCGCGCGAGCGGCAGGTCGGCCTGGAAGAGGCCGGGCGCGGGCCGGTCGTCCAGCTCTCGGGCAACTACGCCGTGCAGGGCCAGTGGGACGACGACCTGATGCCCGGGTCCGGCGAGACCGCCGGCAGCAGCCAGGTCGCCCTCGCCGTGCAGGTGCCGATCTTCGACGGGC encodes:
- a CDS encoding TolC family protein, which codes for MKRILPLVALLGWAALAHGQTPVGLEEAVKLALASDQTVQQARETVTAAEAQVAAARSGRLPTLDLAGQYAANLKKPVMFLPPAFAAGFGGANKIETGGDYELAGALTARVNVWTAGRLSSSVGAARGYLDAARYRETAVRDYVRYAATAAYFDVLLARAELANADLALAETEEAARLARVGLEQGSISRFDGLRAEVELANHRPRVVLARNRADLALLALARVCGAAVAPADTLSQASPSAPVEILLERMRASSPELKALAAMVVARERQVGLEEAGRGPVVQLSGNYAVQGQWDDDLMPGSGETAGSSQVALAVQVPIFDGLRAKAGIDGARAELRIARLEQSRVLQDRELAVQQAALSLQNALAALEGARETVRLAQETYRLATVRLENGIGTPLERLDAELALSTARAHLASALHSSNLARAALDLAVGDGGTAS